One Pyrus communis chromosome 13, drPyrComm1.1, whole genome shotgun sequence genomic window carries:
- the LOC137713656 gene encoding RNA exonuclease 4-like isoform X2 — translation MDSEPDSPKTKRTRYECAACYKQYKQREHLFEHIKGSFHSVHQPRCGVCKKHFMSFQSLREHLTGSLAKAFCKTIFTEQGCHLCLKLFDSATSRSEHKNTCCLSAPTPMGTTMMPSAESKSDINLSNEDHVGGGLEAVALDCEMVWGGSDGSLDLCARVCLIDEDENILFHTYVQPQIAVTNYRYEVTGLMEEHIRNAMPLEKVQEKILRILYSGKTKVLVGHNLDRDMDCLRFNYPDYLLRDTANYHPLMKTNLVSHSLKYLTQTYLGYEIQSGSHDLYVDCVSVMRLYKRFRALDHEREGNRASVATTCAKDILESFESLKTTNLEEMAVNDLYEMSTPKYKCWCLDLAQT, via the exons ATGGACTCCGAGCCAGACTctccaaaaaccaaaagaacaag GTACGAATGTGCTGCATGTTACAAGCAGTACAAGCAAAGGGAACATCTTTTCGAGCACATTAAGGGATCCTTCCACTCAGTTCATCAGCCGAGATGTGGTGTGTGTAAAAAGCACTTCATGTCTTTTCAATCACTGAGGGAACATCTCACTG GCTCATTGGCAAAAGCATTTTGCAAGACGATTTTCACTGAACAAGGTTGCCATCTATGTCTGAAGCTTTTTGATAGCGCTACTTCTCGGAGCGAGCATAAAAACACATGTTGCCTGTCTGCGCCTACTCCTATG GGAACAACAATGATGCCAAGTGCAGAATCTAAATCTGATATAAACTTGAGCAACGAAGATCACGTTGGAGGGGGTCTTGAAGCAGTTGCTCTGGATTGTGAAATGGTTTGGGGTGGAAGTGATGGATCACTGGACCTATGTGCAAGAGTGTGCCTGATTGATGAAGATGAGAATATCCTCTTCCACACTTATGTGCAGCCCCAAATTGCTGTCACTAATTACAG ATATGAAGTTACTGGGTTAATGGAGGAGCATATTAGAAATGCCATGCCACTTGAAAAAGTGCAAGAGAAAATTTTGCGAATTTTATACAGTGGAAAGACCAAGGTTCTTGTGGGGCATAATTTGGACCGGGATATGGATTGCTTGAGATTCAATTATCCTGATTACCTGCTGAG GGATACTGCAAACTACCATCCGCTGATGAAAACAAATTTGGTCAGCCACTCACTCAAGTACCTCACACAAACATATCTAGG GTATGAGATACAGTCAGGTTCACATGATCTATATGTGGATTGTGTGTCTGTGATGAGACTGTATAAAAGGTTCCGTGCACTAGATCATGAGAGAGAAGGGAATCGGGCATCAGTTGCGACAACATGTGCAAAAGACATTTTGGAAAGTTTTGAGTCATTGAAAACCACCAACCTTGAGGAGATGGCAGTGAATGATCTTTATGAAATGTCAACGCCAAAGTACAAGTGTTGGTGCCTGGATTTAGCGCAAACGTAG
- the LOC137712703 gene encoding pentatricopeptide repeat-containing protein At1g80270, mitochondrial-like produces the protein MWALRRASLPLRNRAFNIGTSRACCANLELPITDRHEDVCFLESCKSLPDGYLPSKRLYHTTHVSWNFFTGTHSLSSQAGAKSTGEEDDLEDGFSELETPSSAEAIPESSAKDENEDELISEPELSEVEEDVEPSQHEMELSETETDPSEKRSPKKGNTLALYKAILSFPGASIYGALDKWVEEGNEIDRAEVSMAMLNFRKRQMYGRALQLSEWLEEHKKIEFNERDYASRLDLIAKVRGLQRAENYIEKIPKSFRSEVIYRTLLAYCVSTGDLKKAEEVFNKMKDLEFPVTAFTCNQLLLLYKRLDKKKIADVLLLMEKEDVKPTIFTYKVLIDTKGQSNDITGMEQVYETMKAEGIEPDLSTKATLARHYAASGLKEKAQAVLKDMESGNLKQNRWACRCLLPLYAELGDANEVGRVWKVCESNPLFAECLAAIEAWGKLNKIEEAEAVFDKVLKSGKKLSSKHYSVMLKVYANNKMLDKGKDLVKRMADNNCEIGPLTWDALVKLYVEAGEVEKADSILQKAAQNNRKKPMFMSYMTIMEQYSKRGDVHNAEKIFYRMRQAGYTARLRQYHSLIQAYINAKAPAYGIWERMKADNIFPNKSALAQLAQVDPFKKTAVSDLLD, from the exons ATGTGGGCTCTCCGTCGTGCTTCTCTTCCTCTCAG GAACCGAGCTTTCAACATAGGAACTTCTCGTGCATGCTGTGCTAATTTGGAGCTACCAATTACTGACAGACATGAGGATGTTTGTTTTCTTGAGTCCTGTAAATCATTGCCTGATGGATATCTGCCTTCCAAGAGACTATACCACACAACACATGTTTCTTGGAATTTCTTCACGGGCACACACAGCCTTTCTTCACAAGCTGGTGCAAAAAGCACTGGCGAGGAAGATGATTTGGAAGATGGGTTTTCTGAACTTGAAACACCATCTAGTGCTGAAGCAATTCCAGAGAGCAGTGCAAAGGATGAAAATGAAGATGAATTAATTTCTGAACCAGAACTTTCTGAAGTTGAGGAAGACGTTGAGCCTTCCCAACATGAGATGGAGTTGTCAGAGACTGAGACTGATCCAAGTGAGAAAAGATCACCAAAGAAAGGAAACACCTTAGCACTTTACAAGGCCATATTATCTTTCCCAGGTGCCTCTATTTATGGTGCTCTTGATAAGTGGGTAGAAGAAGGAAATGAAATAGACCGGGCAGAGGTATCAATGGCCATGCTCAATTTTCGTAAGCGTCAAATGTATGGGAGGGCATTACAG CTTTCAGAGTGGTTGGAGGAGCATAAGAAGATTGAATTTAATGAAAGAGATTATGCATCTCGTCTTGACTTAATTGCCAAAGTACGTGGCCTCCAAAGGGCAGAAAACTATATTGAGAAGATTCCAAAATCCTTTAGAAGTGAGGTAATCTACCGAACTCTGTTGGCGTACTGTGTCTCTACCGGAGATCTGAAGAAAGCCGAAgaagttttcaataaaatgaaGGACCTAGAATTCCCAGTCACAGCATTTACTTGCAACCAGTTGCTACTCCTCTACAAGAGGCTTGACAAGAAGAAAATAGCAGATGTATTACTGTTAATGGAGAAAGAAGATGTCAAGCCAACTATCTTCACATATAAAGTCCTAATAGATACAAAAGGCCAGTCAAATGACATAACTGGAATGGAGCAAGTTTATGAGACAATGAAGGCGGAAGGCATTGAGCCAGACCTGAGCACAAAAGCCACCTTGGCTAGACACTATGCCGCTAGTGGGCTTAAAGAAAAAGCTCAGGCGGTTTTGAAGGACATGGAATCTGGAAACTTAAAACAGAATCGTTGGGCTTGTCGATGTTTGCTTCCTCTTTATGCTGAGTTGGGAGATGCCAATGAAGTAGGGAGAGTTTGGAAGGTTTGTGAATCAAATCCTCTGTTTGCAGAGTGTTTGGCTGCAATCGAAGCATGGGGAAAGTTGAACAAGATTGaagaagcagaagcagtttttgaTAAGGTGTTAAAATCAGGGAAGAAACTTTCTTCCAAGCATTATTCTGTGATGTTGAAGGTGTATGCAAACAATAAAATGCTTGACAAGGGTAAAGATCTTGTCAAGCGTATGGCAGATAACAATTGCGAGATTGGCCCATTAACTTGGGATGCACTTGTGAAACTCTATGTGGAAGCAGGTGAGGTTGAAAAGGCTGATTCTATTTTGCAGAAGGCTGCCCAGAACAACCGAAAGAAGCCAATGTTTATGTCTTATATGACAATTATGGAACAGTATTCGAAGAGGGGGGACGTCCATAACGCAGAAAAGATATTTTATAGGATGAGACAGGCTGGTTATACGGCTCGGCTTCGTCAGTACCATTCTCTTATTCAGGCCTATATAAACGCCAAGGCTCCAGCTTACGGAATCTGGGAGAGGATGAAGGCAGATAATATCTTTCCCAACAAATCTGCACTGGCACAGTTGGCACAAGTTGATCCATTTAAGAAGACAGCAGTGTCGGATTTGCTTGATTGA
- the LOC137713656 gene encoding uncharacterized protein isoform X3 → MDSEPDSPKTKRTRYECAACYKQYKQREHLFEHIKGSFHSVHQPRCGVCKKHFMSFQSLREHLTGSLAKAFCKTIFTEQGCHLCLKLFDSATSRSEHKNTCCLSAPTPMFTCLQGTTMMPSAESKSDINLSNEDHVGGGLEAVALDCEMVWGGSDGSLDLCARVCLIDEDENILFHTYVQPQIAVTNYRYEVTGLMEEHIRNAMPLEKVQEKILRILYSGKTKVLVGHNLDRDMDCLRFNYPDYLLRT, encoded by the exons ATGGACTCCGAGCCAGACTctccaaaaaccaaaagaacaag GTACGAATGTGCTGCATGTTACAAGCAGTACAAGCAAAGGGAACATCTTTTCGAGCACATTAAGGGATCCTTCCACTCAGTTCATCAGCCGAGATGTGGTGTGTGTAAAAAGCACTTCATGTCTTTTCAATCACTGAGGGAACATCTCACTG GCTCATTGGCAAAAGCATTTTGCAAGACGATTTTCACTGAACAAGGTTGCCATCTATGTCTGAAGCTTTTTGATAGCGCTACTTCTCGGAGCGAGCATAAAAACACATGTTGCCTGTCTGCGCCTACTCCTATG TTTACCTGTTTGCAGGGAACAACAATGATGCCAAGTGCAGAATCTAAATCTGATATAAACTTGAGCAACGAAGATCACGTTGGAGGGGGTCTTGAAGCAGTTGCTCTGGATTGTGAAATGGTTTGGGGTGGAAGTGATGGATCACTGGACCTATGTGCAAGAGTGTGCCTGATTGATGAAGATGAGAATATCCTCTTCCACACTTATGTGCAGCCCCAAATTGCTGTCACTAATTACAG ATATGAAGTTACTGGGTTAATGGAGGAGCATATTAGAAATGCCATGCCACTTGAAAAAGTGCAAGAGAAAATTTTGCGAATTTTATACAGTGGAAAGACCAAGGTTCTTGTGGGGCATAATTTGGACCGGGATATGGATTGCTTGAGATTCAATTATCCTGATTACCTGCTGAG GACATAG
- the LOC137713656 gene encoding RNA exonuclease 4-like isoform X1 translates to MDSEPDSPKTKRTRYECAACYKQYKQREHLFEHIKGSFHSVHQPRCGVCKKHFMSFQSLREHLTGSLAKAFCKTIFTEQGCHLCLKLFDSATSRSEHKNTCCLSAPTPMFTCLQGTTMMPSAESKSDINLSNEDHVGGGLEAVALDCEMVWGGSDGSLDLCARVCLIDEDENILFHTYVQPQIAVTNYRYEVTGLMEEHIRNAMPLEKVQEKILRILYSGKTKVLVGHNLDRDMDCLRFNYPDYLLRDTANYHPLMKTNLVSHSLKYLTQTYLGYEIQSGSHDLYVDCVSVMRLYKRFRALDHEREGNRASVATTCAKDILESFESLKTTNLEEMAVNDLYEMSTPKYKCWCLDLAQT, encoded by the exons ATGGACTCCGAGCCAGACTctccaaaaaccaaaagaacaag GTACGAATGTGCTGCATGTTACAAGCAGTACAAGCAAAGGGAACATCTTTTCGAGCACATTAAGGGATCCTTCCACTCAGTTCATCAGCCGAGATGTGGTGTGTGTAAAAAGCACTTCATGTCTTTTCAATCACTGAGGGAACATCTCACTG GCTCATTGGCAAAAGCATTTTGCAAGACGATTTTCACTGAACAAGGTTGCCATCTATGTCTGAAGCTTTTTGATAGCGCTACTTCTCGGAGCGAGCATAAAAACACATGTTGCCTGTCTGCGCCTACTCCTATG TTTACCTGTTTGCAGGGAACAACAATGATGCCAAGTGCAGAATCTAAATCTGATATAAACTTGAGCAACGAAGATCACGTTGGAGGGGGTCTTGAAGCAGTTGCTCTGGATTGTGAAATGGTTTGGGGTGGAAGTGATGGATCACTGGACCTATGTGCAAGAGTGTGCCTGATTGATGAAGATGAGAATATCCTCTTCCACACTTATGTGCAGCCCCAAATTGCTGTCACTAATTACAG ATATGAAGTTACTGGGTTAATGGAGGAGCATATTAGAAATGCCATGCCACTTGAAAAAGTGCAAGAGAAAATTTTGCGAATTTTATACAGTGGAAAGACCAAGGTTCTTGTGGGGCATAATTTGGACCGGGATATGGATTGCTTGAGATTCAATTATCCTGATTACCTGCTGAG GGATACTGCAAACTACCATCCGCTGATGAAAACAAATTTGGTCAGCCACTCACTCAAGTACCTCACACAAACATATCTAGG GTATGAGATACAGTCAGGTTCACATGATCTATATGTGGATTGTGTGTCTGTGATGAGACTGTATAAAAGGTTCCGTGCACTAGATCATGAGAGAGAAGGGAATCGGGCATCAGTTGCGACAACATGTGCAAAAGACATTTTGGAAAGTTTTGAGTCATTGAAAACCACCAACCTTGAGGAGATGGCAGTGAATGATCTTTATGAAATGTCAACGCCAAAGTACAAGTGTTGGTGCCTGGATTTAGCGCAAACGTAG